A single window of Psychromonas ingrahamii 37 DNA harbors:
- the hypA gene encoding hydrogenase maturation nickel metallochaperone HypA: MHELSIAESIIELLEEHAVTHKFKKVTKIILEIGVLAGIEKSALFFCFDVAAQNSLAEGAELLIEDKLAQGVCQNCHLQVTTTGWYEPCPYCGQLLINITEGEQMKIKSLEVEN, encoded by the coding sequence ATGCATGAATTATCCATTGCAGAAAGCATTATTGAACTGCTCGAAGAACATGCCGTTACGCATAAATTTAAAAAGGTGACTAAAATTATATTAGAAATCGGTGTGTTGGCCGGAATAGAGAAATCGGCATTGTTTTTTTGTTTTGATGTGGCTGCGCAAAACAGCCTGGCTGAAGGCGCAGAACTCTTGATTGAGGATAAACTTGCTCAAGGAGTTTGCCAAAATTGCCATCTGCAGGTAACGACCACAGGTTGGTATGAACCCTGCCCCTATTGCGGTCAACTGCTTATTAACATAACTGAAGGTGAGCAGATGAAGATTAAATCTTTAGAAGTGGAGAATTAA
- a CDS encoding formyltransferase family protein produces MEDGLSVKLANKKCLFLCSTFNGLSQKFWVNFSSLFKESHLMLRINPAAIKAFQPHLIICPFLEDFIPDQIWSAIPCFIVHPGPADEAGPSVLNWAILEGKTHWSVTIIQADAQWDAGPVWAQAKFKLPVASLSSIYRQQVSDTALQLLPQALSRYYSEKKPLLTAPPVYRIRITQQQLRIIWDRPSAEIIKKIHAGDSKPGAPAMIEDNDYLLFGAQTGESTPHLSAFRPGEIITQQDGQICVRTSDGCVWISRMADITENIKIRPADLLAQSASTITRVIVK; encoded by the coding sequence ATGGAGGATGGGTTATCAGTTAAATTGGCCAATAAAAAATGTCTTTTCCTGTGTTCTACTTTTAATGGATTAAGTCAAAAATTTTGGGTTAATTTCTCCTCTTTATTTAAAGAAAGCCATTTAATGCTGAGAATTAATCCAGCCGCTATTAAAGCATTTCAGCCGCACCTGATAATTTGCCCTTTTTTAGAGGACTTTATTCCCGATCAAATCTGGTCTGCAATCCCTTGTTTTATTGTTCATCCTGGCCCTGCGGACGAAGCTGGCCCAAGCGTATTAAACTGGGCTATTTTAGAAGGCAAAACCCATTGGTCAGTCACTATTATTCAAGCCGATGCGCAGTGGGATGCAGGTCCCGTTTGGGCGCAGGCCAAATTCAAACTGCCGGTGGCCTCCTTATCTAGTATCTATCGCCAACAAGTATCGGACACTGCGCTGCAACTGCTTCCCCAGGCATTAAGCCGTTATTATTCAGAAAAAAAACCACTGTTAACTGCCCCGCCCGTTTATAGAATAAGAATAACACAGCAGCAACTGCGCATAATCTGGGATCGACCAAGCGCTGAAATCATTAAAAAAATTCATGCAGGAGACAGTAAGCCCGGCGCCCCCGCAATGATAGAAGACAATGACTACCTACTTTTCGGTGCACAAACCGGCGAATCAACGCCGCATTTAAGTGCCTTCCGACCAGGAGAAATCATCACTCAGCAGGATGGTCAAATCTGTGTCAGGACATCGGATGGCTGTGTGTGGATTTCGCGCATGGCTGACATCACTGAAAATATTAAAATCAGGCCGGCGGATCTGCTGGCACAATCAGCTAGCACAATCACCAGGGTAATAGTCAAATAA
- a CDS encoding NADH-quinone oxidoreductase subunit B family protein, with the protein MSNHSNTFSIDGREIPFIAGETVMQAALKANIYIPHLCFNPEFPPNGSCKLCTCDINGRKKSSCCTEAKQDMQVNNETHELTVMRRTLVQMLFVEGNHYCPFCERSGNCQLQAIAYDLGVTDLHFPQFNAQRNVDASHPDLMLDLNRCIFCELCIRSSTEVDHKDIFTIAGRSINKRLAINSKSGLLKDTAMKVTDKSAHICPVGCIIIKGEGFKTPIGQRLYDQHSIRDLGNLRPESAIKAKSIVQPDVKPKKKLKLATCSLAGCFGCHMSFLDMDERLIELLERVELSRSPLNDIKTCAPDCDLGLIEGAVCNTENIAVLRHFRESCKIIIAVGSCAINGGVPSLRNNIDVKDCLDEAYLNGIGLVNPKVPIDKELPYLLEKVYPIHEVIKVDYFLPGCPPPADAFWKILNDLLDGKEPELPYDLLHFD; encoded by the coding sequence ATGAGCAATCACAGCAACACCTTCAGCATAGATGGCCGGGAGATCCCTTTTATAGCGGGAGAGACCGTTATGCAGGCCGCGCTTAAAGCCAATATTTATATTCCACATTTATGTTTTAATCCGGAATTCCCCCCTAATGGCAGTTGTAAACTCTGTACCTGCGACATTAACGGCCGTAAAAAATCATCCTGCTGCACAGAGGCAAAGCAGGATATGCAGGTCAACAATGAAACCCATGAGCTCACTGTCATGAGGCGTACTCTAGTACAAATGCTGTTTGTCGAAGGTAATCACTACTGCCCTTTTTGCGAACGCAGTGGTAACTGTCAATTACAGGCCATCGCCTATGATTTAGGGGTGACCGATTTGCATTTTCCGCAGTTTAACGCGCAAAGAAATGTCGATGCCAGTCACCCGGATCTGATGCTCGATCTGAACCGCTGTATATTTTGTGAGCTGTGCATTCGATCCAGTACAGAAGTTGATCACAAAGATATCTTTACCATTGCCGGGCGCAGCATTAATAAAAGACTGGCCATTAATTCAAAAAGTGGACTTTTAAAAGACACTGCAATGAAGGTCACCGATAAATCAGCTCATATCTGTCCGGTCGGCTGCATTATCATTAAAGGGGAAGGTTTTAAAACCCCGATTGGTCAGCGACTTTATGACCAGCACTCAATTCGGGATCTGGGCAATCTTCGCCCAGAAAGTGCGATCAAAGCAAAAAGTATAGTGCAGCCAGACGTTAAGCCTAAGAAAAAACTAAAACTGGCGACCTGCTCTTTAGCCGGATGTTTTGGCTGTCATATGTCCTTTCTTGATATGGATGAACGCCTTATCGAGCTGCTTGAGCGGGTTGAACTAAGCCGCTCCCCCTTGAACGATATAAAAACCTGCGCGCCGGATTGTGATCTGGGGTTAATTGAAGGGGCCGTCTGTAATACAGAAAATATTGCGGTACTGAGACATTTTCGAGAAAGCTGTAAAATTATTATTGCCGTGGGGTCTTGTGCGATTAACGGTGGCGTCCCTTCACTGCGTAATAATATTGATGTTAAGGACTGTTTAGATGAAGCTTATCTTAATGGCATTGGTCTGGTGAACCCGAAAGTCCCTATTGATAAAGAGCTCCCCTATCTGCTTGAAAAAGTTTACCCCATTCATGAAGTCATTAAAGTTGATTATTTTCTACCCGGTTGCCCGCCTCCTGCTGATGCTTTTTGGAAAATACTCAATGATTTGCTGGACGGGAAAGAGCCAGAATTACCCTATGACCTATTACACTTTGATTGA
- the hypD gene encoding hydrogenase formation protein HypD: MTISKKFNPDAFKDREIVNKLAQEIKLIAAQMAPLKIMHICGGHENAIVRYAIRQFLPAHIKVIAGPGCPVCVCPVESIDEAITLALLPKVTLLTFGDILRVPATNSSLEEARVNGGSVKVVYSPLDAIKFAQDSPQQTFVFFSVGFETTAAGIAGLIHSGVPKNLFFLIANRYMPPVLKLLMEVHDDSLQGFLLAGHATAITGLGVYDFMRDEFKLPCATAGFEPVDILLAIRELLTLIKNDQHQVINCYSRVIKNEGNLKAQQCLKEVFDLIPGVWRGIDKVEDSAYVLKDKYAFLDARKQLACKPPYSPQAHHPSCLCHRVMLGEVEPQDCKLFKKACTPSKPFGPCMVSPEGTCHVRYSYSEIKIDSL, translated from the coding sequence ATGACAATAAGTAAAAAATTCAATCCGGATGCCTTTAAAGATCGGGAGATAGTTAATAAACTGGCGCAGGAGATAAAATTAATCGCTGCGCAAATGGCCCCGCTAAAAATAATGCATATTTGCGGCGGCCATGAAAATGCCATTGTCCGCTATGCCATCCGCCAATTTTTACCCGCACATATTAAGGTTATCGCAGGTCCAGGTTGCCCGGTCTGCGTTTGCCCGGTAGAGTCAATCGATGAAGCAATCACCCTTGCCCTGCTGCCCAAAGTTACCCTGCTCACTTTCGGCGATATTCTGCGGGTGCCCGCAACTAACAGCTCCTTAGAGGAAGCCCGCGTCAATGGCGGCAGTGTAAAAGTCGTCTATAGCCCCCTTGATGCGATCAAATTTGCCCAAGATTCGCCGCAGCAGACCTTTGTTTTTTTCTCTGTCGGTTTTGAAACAACCGCAGCGGGCATTGCTGGACTGATCCACTCGGGTGTCCCCAAAAACCTCTTTTTTCTGATAGCCAATCGTTATATGCCGCCAGTATTGAAATTATTGATGGAGGTCCATGATGACAGCCTGCAGGGATTTCTACTGGCAGGCCATGCAACCGCCATTACCGGCTTGGGGGTTTATGATTTTATGCGCGACGAGTTTAAGCTGCCTTGTGCCACGGCAGGTTTTGAACCCGTTGATATCCTGCTGGCGATTCGCGAACTGTTAACACTTATCAAAAACGATCAGCATCAAGTGATTAACTGCTACAGCAGAGTGATTAAAAATGAGGGCAATCTGAAAGCGCAACAATGTCTTAAGGAAGTGTTTGATCTTATACCCGGCGTGTGGCGCGGAATAGACAAAGTGGAAGATTCTGCCTACGTGCTTAAAGATAAATACGCCTTTCTTGACGCCAGGAAACAGCTTGCCTGTAAACCGCCCTATTCGCCGCAAGCCCATCATCCGAGCTGTCTCTGTCATAGAGTAATGCTCGGCGAGGTAGAGCCTCAGGATTGTAAATTATTTAAAAAAGCCTGCACCCCGAGCAAACCCTTCGGTCCGTGCATGGTTTCCCCCGAAGGTACCTGCCATGTACGCTATAGCTATTCTGAAATCAAAATAGACTCTCTGTAA
- a CDS encoding HypC/HybG/HupF family hydrogenase formation chaperone, which produces MCLAIPGQVISINQSASPITAKVNFSGIIREVVVEWIDQVAVNDYVIVHAGFAISKLDQQAALETLQLFEQFEQQQE; this is translated from the coding sequence ATGTGCCTAGCAATCCCTGGACAAGTTATTTCAATTAATCAATCAGCTTCGCCGATCACAGCAAAAGTTAATTTCAGCGGGATCATAAGAGAGGTCGTTGTTGAATGGATTGATCAAGTTGCAGTGAACGACTACGTGATTGTTCATGCCGGATTTGCCATCAGCAAACTGGATCAACAGGCGGCCTTAGAAACCCTGCAGCTTTTTGAACAATTTGAACAGCAGCAGGAATAA
- the hypE gene encoding hydrogenase expression/formation protein HypE produces MASASIKMAHGSGGRLSNELINELFFRAFDNPILKQANDGALLTMDSKRLAFSTDSFVVNPYFFPGGSIGDLAINGTVNDIAMCGAVPRFLSAAFILEEGLPIKHLKKIVNSMADAARAAQVQIVTGDTKVVERGAADGIFINTSGIGIIQHQQQIAPQNAQAGDVVITNGYIGDHGIAILSQREGLSFETTIESDTAALHTLVASILAASANIHVLRDPTRGGIAGTLNEIAQASQVEIRLEEYAIPMRDSVRAACDLLGLDPLIVANEGKLITIVPLADSGKVLKAMQQHPLGRESAIIGRVLNQHIGKVTLETSIGSLRVVDMPLGEQLPRIC; encoded by the coding sequence ATGGCATCAGCAAGCATTAAAATGGCGCATGGCAGCGGCGGCCGCCTTTCCAATGAACTTATTAATGAGCTGTTTTTTCGGGCCTTTGACAATCCTATTTTAAAGCAGGCCAACGACGGGGCTTTATTAACAATGGACAGTAAGCGCTTGGCTTTCTCCACGGATTCCTTTGTGGTTAATCCGTATTTCTTCCCCGGAGGCAGTATTGGCGATCTTGCCATTAACGGCACGGTGAATGACATTGCCATGTGCGGTGCAGTACCACGGTTTCTCTCCGCAGCCTTTATTCTCGAAGAAGGCTTGCCTATTAAGCATCTAAAAAAAATAGTTAACAGTATGGCTGATGCTGCACGGGCGGCACAAGTGCAGATAGTGACCGGCGATACTAAAGTAGTTGAGCGCGGCGCTGCTGATGGCATTTTTATTAATACCTCAGGAATAGGAATTATTCAACACCAGCAGCAGATAGCGCCGCAAAACGCACAGGCTGGCGATGTTGTTATTACGAATGGTTATATCGGTGACCATGGCATTGCCATTTTGTCACAACGCGAAGGTTTATCGTTCGAAACCACTATTGAATCCGACACGGCCGCTCTGCATACCCTGGTCGCCAGCATATTAGCGGCTTCTGCCAATATTCATGTACTACGCGACCCCACCAGAGGCGGCATTGCCGGCACCCTGAATGAAATAGCCCAGGCCAGCCAAGTGGAAATTCGTCTTGAGGAGTATGCGATTCCAATGCGTGATTCAGTGCGCGCCGCCTGCGATCTTTTAGGACTGGATCCTTTGATTGTCGCCAATGAAGGTAAACTGATCACCATTGTGCCCTTAGCTGACAGTGGTAAAGTATTAAAAGCAATGCAGCAGCACCCGCTTGGCAGAGAGAGTGCCATTATCGGTCGAGTATTAAATCAACATATCGGCAAGGTGACCCTTGAAACCAGTATCGGCAGTTTAAGAGTAGTCGATATGCCGCTGGGCGAGCAATTACCGAGGATCTGTTAA
- the hypB gene encoding hydrogenase nickel incorporation protein HypB: MCKVCGCNQAEVTIEGPHDHHHHNHQHQDIEQHSSDILTSAASTPRMIEIEQNILSKNNYYAKLNREQWLANKIFSINLISSPGSGKTTLLIDIIKRIKEQHCIYVIEGDQQTSLDATRIRETGVQALQVNTGKGCHLDAHMVGHAAVHLGMQKNAFLFIENVGNLICPAGFDLGEAHKVVILSVTEGEDKPLKYPEIFHAADLMVINKIDLLPYVNFDLQQCSAYAKQINPEIKIIPLSATSGENMEQLKDWLIAGKAELQSG; encoded by the coding sequence ATGTGTAAAGTTTGCGGTTGTAATCAAGCTGAAGTGACTATAGAAGGCCCACATGATCACCATCATCATAACCATCAGCATCAAGATATTGAACAACATTCGTCAGATATTTTAACCTCTGCAGCAAGTACTCCCAGGATGATTGAAATTGAACAAAATATTTTATCTAAAAATAATTATTACGCCAAGCTTAATCGCGAGCAATGGCTGGCCAATAAGATTTTCTCAATCAATCTTATCTCCAGTCCCGGATCAGGTAAAACCACGTTATTAATTGACATTATTAAACGTATCAAAGAGCAGCACTGCATTTATGTGATTGAGGGGGATCAGCAAACTTCGCTTGATGCCACAAGAATCAGAGAAACCGGGGTTCAAGCGCTGCAGGTTAATACTGGCAAAGGCTGTCACTTGGACGCGCATATGGTAGGTCATGCGGCAGTGCATCTGGGTATGCAGAAAAACGCATTTTTGTTTATCGAAAACGTCGGCAACCTGATTTGTCCGGCGGGTTTTGATTTAGGAGAAGCGCATAAGGTGGTTATCTTATCGGTCACCGAAGGTGAGGATAAACCCTTAAAATACCCGGAAATTTTCCATGCTGCCGATCTGATGGTGATTAACAAAATCGATCTGCTGCCCTACGTTAATTTTGATCTGCAGCAGTGCAGTGCTTATGCAAAACAGATTAATCCTGAGATTAAAATCATCCCCCTTTCCGCTACTTCCGGTGAGAATATGGAACAATTGAAGGATTGGTTGATTGCCGGAAAAGCGGAGCTTCAATCAGGTTAA
- a CDS encoding hydrogenase maturation protease, with protein sequence MEKTAQQALNLFTWGNPSRGDDAIGPVLHEFIKQFICRFDLGHIQLVEDFQLQPEHVCDITDNACVVFIDASYQGESPFQIQPVSAKNELGYTTHALSPAALMAIYAQTQNKPCPPAFLFSVRGYSFELGAPLSKQAQENITLATQFLKKLLSCQNPQLLLQQLVQQTVHNLKDKENA encoded by the coding sequence ATGGAAAAAACCGCTCAGCAAGCTTTAAACTTATTTACCTGGGGTAATCCCAGTCGAGGAGATGATGCTATCGGCCCCGTGCTGCATGAATTTATTAAGCAGTTTATCTGCCGCTTTGACCTTGGCCATATTCAACTGGTCGAAGATTTTCAGCTGCAGCCAGAGCATGTCTGCGATATTACCGATAATGCCTGCGTTGTTTTTATTGATGCCAGTTATCAAGGAGAAAGCCCCTTTCAGATTCAACCTGTCAGCGCTAAAAATGAGCTCGGTTATACCACACATGCATTAAGCCCGGCCGCATTAATGGCAATCTATGCACAAACACAAAATAAACCCTGTCCGCCGGCTTTTCTATTCTCTGTTCGCGGCTACTCTTTTGAACTCGGCGCCCCCTTATCAAAACAGGCGCAAGAAAATATCACACTCGCCACGCAATTTTTAAAGAAGCTGTTGTCCTGTCAAAATCCGCAGCTGCTACTTCAGCAACTAGTGCAGCAAACAGTTCACAACCTGAAAGATAAAGAAAATGCATGA
- a CDS encoding sensor domain-containing diguanylate cyclase, translating to MIKKLDLLQGNIDMETLFESMPVAMALTDREGRLLLVNHKMALLSGQNLSDLIGRKVEEVSKEAAENIKYEFRMFDAGLDVPNRELKIGDKICYTSVKPVRDNDGLAVGVMAALTDITKQKKIERQLAEANKQLKLLADHDSLTNLLNARAYYEVCERMMSIALRHNKPFSVLFVDLDHFKKINDTHGHHVGDLLLKAVSACILETCRDSDLIGRVGGEEFSLFLPETGMSGAMIFAEKLRSNIEQLLHPVGTDKNIGITASIGVASKLIHHKAIVDIQRDADHAMYHAKHKGRNQVSCLSVALCRT from the coding sequence ATGATTAAAAAACTGGACCTACTGCAAGGTAATATCGATATGGAAACCCTTTTCGAATCTATGCCTGTTGCAATGGCTTTAACCGACAGAGAAGGCCGTTTGCTCCTGGTCAACCATAAAATGGCATTGCTAAGTGGACAGAATCTAAGTGACCTCATTGGACGCAAAGTTGAAGAGGTAAGTAAAGAAGCCGCAGAGAATATAAAATATGAGTTTCGTATGTTCGATGCAGGATTAGATGTGCCTAATCGAGAATTAAAAATAGGGGACAAAATATGCTACACATCAGTTAAACCCGTTCGTGACAATGATGGATTAGCTGTTGGTGTAATGGCTGCTTTGACCGATATCACTAAACAAAAAAAGATTGAACGACAGCTTGCCGAAGCTAACAAACAATTAAAATTGTTGGCAGATCATGACTCCTTAACCAATTTATTAAATGCCCGCGCTTATTATGAAGTCTGTGAGCGAATGATGAGCATCGCACTTCGCCACAATAAACCATTCTCGGTTCTTTTTGTTGATCTTGACCACTTTAAAAAAATTAATGACACACACGGACACCATGTCGGCGATCTCCTTCTCAAGGCGGTCTCAGCCTGCATATTAGAAACTTGCAGAGACAGTGACCTTATCGGTAGAGTTGGTGGTGAAGAGTTTTCTCTCTTTCTACCAGAAACAGGCATGTCAGGCGCGATGATTTTTGCGGAAAAATTGCGTTCCAATATCGAGCAGTTGCTCCACCCAGTCGGCACAGATAAAAATATAGGTATTACAGCCAGCATTGGGGTTGCATCAAAATTGATACATCACAAAGCGATCGTGGATATTCAACGAGATGCGGATCATGCGATGTATCATGCAAAGCACAAAGGCCGCAATCAGGTTTCATGTCTATCTGTCGCGTTATGTAGAACCTGA
- a CDS encoding enoyl-CoA hydratase/isomerase family protein, which translates to MQEISYQADNKVGHIRFPIHNGAMDLSHCRQLLQTIEFAKEDDACKVIILWGGPDFFSNGIDLNAVHLQYNASILTYKNLKALNKIVHAVLTADTKLVISALQGSASAGGVMLAIAADLRYARQNIVLNPSYANLGLCGSEYWSVLLPAIIGVGFTQKLLYEASPISATDALRLGLIHQLIGGEPDAFQDNITAKAEYLASTNINARLAAKSVLNHHLLAQMETQVKLELEKMKDCCNHPEFELARAHFVEKNGHPQPLFLNAAAGNIRQNHQRDNKQPDDQDDNK; encoded by the coding sequence ATGCAGGAAATCAGCTATCAGGCAGACAATAAAGTAGGACATATTAGATTTCCTATCCATAACGGCGCGATGGATTTAAGCCATTGCCGGCAGCTTTTACAGACCATTGAATTTGCCAAAGAAGATGATGCCTGCAAAGTCATTATCCTCTGGGGAGGGCCTGACTTTTTTTCCAACGGGATTGACTTAAATGCCGTTCACCTGCAATACAATGCCTCTATTCTTACTTATAAAAACCTCAAAGCATTAAACAAAATAGTGCATGCTGTTTTAACTGCCGACACTAAATTGGTGATTAGCGCCCTGCAGGGATCAGCTTCTGCTGGCGGCGTGATGCTGGCGATTGCAGCAGACTTGCGCTATGCCCGGCAAAACATAGTACTCAATCCATCTTATGCTAATTTAGGGCTGTGCGGCTCTGAGTATTGGTCGGTACTTTTACCCGCTATTATAGGCGTTGGCTTTACCCAAAAACTGCTCTATGAGGCCAGCCCAATCTCAGCTACTGACGCCTTACGCCTGGGATTAATTCATCAGCTTATTGGCGGTGAACCAGATGCTTTTCAAGATAATATAACCGCCAAAGCAGAATATTTAGCCTCAACTAATATTAATGCCCGGCTGGCAGCTAAAAGCGTGCTAAATCATCACTTACTTGCACAGATGGAAACGCAGGTAAAACTGGAATTAGAAAAGATGAAAGACTGCTGTAATCATCCGGAATTTGAATTGGCAAGAGCCCATTTTGTAGAAAAGAACGGCCACCCGCAGCCACTATTTCTAAACGCCGCTGCAGGCAATATCAGGCAGAACCACCAACGAGATAACAAGCAACCGGATGACCAGGATGACAACAAATAA
- a CDS encoding DUF523 domain-containing protein, with protein sequence MAKILVSACLLGCKVRYNGSDLKPSNNDFDWLIKHHQIISFCPEVSAGLPIPRVPAEIQCGVGQNVLSGNAKVLGNDGSDLTSQFVLGAQLALEKCQRENIAFAVLTEYSPSCGSNSIYNGHFSAKKKVGNGVTTSLLKEHNVQVYSQHQVHLLQLELNKES encoded by the coding sequence ATGGCGAAAATTTTGGTGAGTGCATGCTTGCTTGGATGCAAAGTACGCTATAACGGCAGTGATTTAAAACCTTCAAATAACGACTTTGACTGGCTCATCAAACATCATCAAATAATTTCATTTTGTCCTGAAGTCTCTGCAGGTTTACCCATTCCAAGAGTTCCAGCAGAAATTCAATGCGGGGTTGGACAAAATGTATTGTCGGGTAACGCCAAGGTACTGGGTAATGATGGTTCAGATTTGACCAGTCAATTTGTGCTTGGGGCACAATTGGCTCTCGAAAAATGTCAGCGGGAGAACATAGCGTTTGCGGTATTAACTGAATACAGTCCTTCATGTGGCAGTAACAGCATTTATAATGGTCATTTTTCTGCTAAGAAAAAAGTGGGCAATGGCGTTACTACTTCACTGCTTAAGGAACATAATGTACAAGTTTACAGCCAGCATCAAGTCCATCTGCTACAACTAGAATTGAATAAAGAGAGCTGA
- a CDS encoding Ni/Fe hydrogenase subunit alpha has protein sequence MDHSLDTAENSENLKRFVIEPVSRVEGHGKVTLLVDDNNQIQQCRLHIAEFRGFERFIQGRPYWEIPILVQRLCGICPVSHHIAAGKAIDMISGVTELTESAYKLRLLLHYGQTLQSHALHFFHLCSPDFLFGFESELAGRNIVGVIQKHPELALQGVKLRKYGQEVIRVICGKRIHGTGCIPGGMNKPLSREDKHYLLGDTEQIIAWAECAVKTARDCYLANEPFHKNFAGLRSNYLSLVGDKGELNLYHGKLRLKDASGNLLFDKQDYCDYQNLIQEEVKSWTYMKFPFIKTMGKESGWYRTGPLARVNNCDYIPTPLAEMARQEFVAYGGKEPVHSTLAYHWARMIEVLFSAEKIKQLLFDPMITGKDLIVQGKRQSEGIGVVEAPRGTLIHHYQVGEDDLITKANLIVATTHNNTALNESIRIVCTQQINGREISEKVLNNIEVAIRAYDPCLSCATHAIGRMPLKVEMRHQQSGELISQLIKDIDGTLHR, from the coding sequence ATGGATCATTCATTAGACACAGCAGAAAACAGCGAAAACCTGAAAAGATTTGTGATTGAACCTGTATCAAGAGTAGAGGGACACGGTAAAGTGACGCTGCTCGTTGATGATAATAATCAGATTCAGCAGTGTCGTCTGCATATTGCCGAATTTCGGGGATTTGAACGTTTTATTCAAGGGCGTCCTTATTGGGAAATTCCTATTTTGGTTCAGCGACTTTGTGGCATCTGCCCGGTTAGCCATCATATTGCCGCCGGCAAGGCGATTGATATGATTAGTGGCGTCACAGAGCTTACCGAATCCGCCTATAAATTAAGATTATTACTGCATTACGGGCAAACTTTACAGTCCCATGCGCTGCACTTTTTTCATCTCTGCTCACCGGACTTCCTGTTTGGTTTTGAAAGTGAACTTGCCGGCAGAAATATCGTCGGCGTAATTCAAAAACACCCGGAGCTCGCGCTTCAGGGAGTGAAACTCAGAAAGTATGGTCAGGAGGTGATCCGGGTTATTTGCGGTAAGCGCATCCATGGCACGGGTTGTATTCCGGGCGGCATGAATAAACCTTTAAGCCGGGAGGATAAGCACTATCTTCTTGGTGACACTGAGCAGATCATCGCATGGGCAGAGTGCGCGGTTAAAACAGCCCGAGATTGTTATCTCGCTAATGAGCCTTTCCACAAAAATTTCGCCGGTTTAAGGTCCAATTATTTAAGCTTAGTCGGCGATAAGGGTGAGCTTAATCTTTATCACGGTAAATTAAGATTAAAAGATGCCAGCGGTAATCTACTCTTTGATAAACAGGATTATTGCGATTATCAAAATCTGATTCAGGAAGAAGTTAAATCATGGACCTATATGAAATTTCCTTTTATTAAAACAATGGGCAAAGAATCAGGTTGGTACCGTACAGGCCCATTAGCACGAGTCAATAATTGTGATTATATACCGACACCCCTGGCTGAAATGGCGCGTCAAGAATTTGTCGCCTATGGCGGTAAAGAGCCGGTGCATTCAACATTAGCCTACCATTGGGCGCGCATGATAGAAGTGCTTTTTTCTGCCGAAAAAATCAAGCAGTTACTCTTCGATCCCATGATTACCGGAAAAGATCTTATTGTTCAGGGCAAGCGCCAGAGCGAAGGGATAGGCGTGGTTGAGGCACCACGGGGAACACTGATTCATCATTACCAGGTGGGTGAAGATGATCTGATCACTAAAGCCAATCTTATCGTCGCGACGACCCATAACAATACCGCATTAAATGAATCTATCCGCATCGTTTGCACTCAGCAAATTAACGGCCGGGAAATCAGCGAAAAGGTGTTAAATAATATAGAAGTTGCCATTCGTGCTTATGATCCCTGTTTATCCTGTGCAACGCACGCGATCGGCAGAATGCCGCTAAAAGTTGAAATGCGCCACCAGCAAAGCGGAGAGCTTATCAGCCAACTGATTAAGGATATCGATGGCACTCTACACCGCTAA